A DNA window from Phragmites australis chromosome 11, lpPhrAust1.1, whole genome shotgun sequence contains the following coding sequences:
- the LOC133885805 gene encoding interactor of constitutive active ROPs 2, chloroplastic, translating into MQTSKTRNGPSDAPQRTSPRTPRSSRVAKTGGNETDSTGVTPTRTPTERSPKVTERRSPRSPITEKKRPSRLAELESKVSQLQDELKKAKEQLSSSEARRRHAQQEAEEAKKQEQAAMSKVENLQRQLDEYLAAEESRLQELRKISQERDRAWESELEAVQKQQTVDATALSSAMSEIQRLKQQLEATSQSDAARVKQCEFAESEIEGLRQEMEIRLATIEGLKVNASGSDKAAAEANAMATETKQQLETAKATIDSLLAEGVRMQECLRSKDMELNESKASIASLEEALKKAQASGHESQKMAQGMVNMDASFGNPEAEALKKVLSSSDANGGCESSEQEIEHLHTALEVAEIRYQEEQTRMTIETKTAYELLENVKAEYARKVCELELELKNKNDELMEAKAACAGIVQQDLQKPDAMSAMQLELEAKLMKSITDITELKASLMDKENALQSMAEENETLKAEVGKTEAELQRKYEAAVAELELAKAAEQDVRMRLGLVTEEADKSSWRAARASEQLDAAQASSAEMEAELRRLRVQSDQWRKAAEAATAVLSGGGGTHNNNGRTVERTGSLDPEYNSIGGKLMSSPFSDDLDAESPKRRNSGGVLRRMSGLWKKSPK; encoded by the exons ATGCAGACATCAAAAACAAG GAATGGGCCTTCAGATGCCCCGCAGAGGACTTCCCCAAGGACACCACGGTCATCTCGTGTGGCCAAAACTGGAGGAAATGAAACCGATTCTACAGGAGTTACCCCGACAAGAACACCTACAGAGAGGAGCCCTAAGGTCACTGAGCGTCGATCACCACGAAGCCCAATTACTGAG AAGAAGCGCCCAAGTAGGCTAGCTGAATTAGAGTCTAAGGTCAGCCAGCTGCAAGATGAActgaagaaggccaaggagcaGCTTAGCTCATCAGAGGCACGAAGGCGCCACGCGCAGCAGGAAGCTGAGGAAGCAAAAAAGCAGGAGCAGGCTGCAATGTCAAAGGTGGAGAACTTGCAGCGCCAGCTTGACGAGTACTTAGCTGCAGAGGAATCCCGTCTCCAGGAACTGCGAAAAATCTCACAGGAGCGTGACCGTGCCTGGGAGTCTGAGCTTGAAGCTGTGCAGAAGCAGCAGACAGTAGATGCCACTGCACTCAGCTCAGCCATGTCTGAGATTCAGAGGCTGAAGCAGCAGCTGGAAGCCACATCACAGTCTGATGCAGCCCGTGTGAAGCAATGCGAGTTTGCAGAATCTGAGATTGAGGGCTTAAGGCAGGAGATGGAGATCCGCCTAGCGACCATCGAGGGCCTGAAGGTCAATGCCAGTGGGAGCGACAAGGCTGCAGCAGAGGCTAATGCCATGGCAACTGAGACTAAGCAGCAGCTGGAGACAGCAAAAGCCACCATTGACTCACTCTTAGCTGAGGGTGTCCGTATGCAAGAATGCCTGAGGTCAAAGGACATGGAGCTCAACGAGTCTAAGGCTAGCATAGCATCGCTCGAGGAAGCTCTGAAGAAGGCCCAGGCTTCAGGTCATGAATCTCAAAAGATGGCACAGGGCATGGTTAATATGGATGCCAGCTTTGGCAATCCTGAGGCTGAGGCTCTGAAGAAGGTGCTGAGCAGCAGTGATGCCAATGGAGGTTGTGAAAGTTCTGAGCAAGAGATTGAACACTTGCACACTGCGCTTGAGGTGGCTGAGATAAGGTACCAGGAGGAGCAAACTCGGATGACCATCGAGACGAAGACCGCATACGAATTGCTGGAGAACGTGAAGGCTGAGTATGCACGCAAAGTTTGTGAGCTCGAGCTTGAGCTGAAGAACAAGAATGATGAACTAATGGAAGCGAAGGCAGCCTGTGCAGGCATAGTGCAGCAGGACCTTCAGAAGCCAGATGCCATGAGTGCCATGCAGCTGGAGCTGGAGGCCAAGCTGATGAAGTCAATCACTGACATCACAGAGCTCAAGGCGAGCCTGATGGACAAAGAGAACGCGCTGCAGAGCATGGCGGAGGAGAATGAGACCCTCAAGGCGGAGGTGGGCAAGACCGAGGCTGAGCTGCAGCGCAAGTACGAGGCGGCGGTGGCTGAGCTGGAGCTGGCCAAGGCCGCCGAGCAGGACGTCCGGATGCGGCTTGGGTTGGTCACCGAGGAGGCCGACAAGAGCAGCTGGCGCGCGGCCCGGGCCTCCGAGCAGCTGGACGCCGCGCAGGCGAGCAGCGCTGAGATGGAGGCCgagctgcgccggctgcgcgtgCAGTCCGATCAGTGGCGCAAGGCCGCCGAGGCAGCCACGGCCGTGCTctctggcggcggcggcacgcaCAACAACAACGGGAGGACGGTGGAGCGGACAGGGTCGCTGGACCCGGAGTACAACTCCATCGGCGGGAAGCTGATGAGCTCGCCGTTCTCGGACGATCTGGACGCGGAGTCGCCGAAGCGGCGCAACAGCGGCGGCGTGCTGAGGAGGATGAGCGGGCTCTGGAAGAAGAGCCCCAAGTGA